The following nucleotide sequence is from Scleropages formosus chromosome 4, fSclFor1.1, whole genome shotgun sequence.
CACGCCCATTCATTTACATCAGTCGACGTCAGCGAGGAACGTCAATAAACCGGTCGGCGGAGTGAGAGCCATGTTAATTTAATGCGAGCCACGCCCACTCATTTACATCAGTTGACGTCAGCGAGGAACGTCAATAAACCGGTCGGCGGAGTGAGGGTCATCTTAATTTTATGCCGGCCACACCCGCGTATTTACACGTGTGACGTCAGCGCTTCGCGGTTATAAAGGAGTGGGCGGGGCAGGCTCTATATGTTTGTGTCGTGCGCGCTGCGTGAGAACAGAAACAACAGGCTCTGCTCTGCAACATGGCTGTGATCCTGAAAGCTGGGATGGTGCTCCTGTCGCTGCTCGCTGTCCACGTggcactgtcactgtcacagcCCCCTCTCCCCGGTGCGCCTCAGAACGCCGATGTGCACCAGAAGGATGTGAAGAAAGCCCTTAATGTGGCCGTCAGAGAATACAACAAGCAGGACCAGGGCTCGTTCCTCAGCAAGGTCTCCAAAGTGATCACGGCTCAGAAACAGGTCAGTGACCTCGGAAAAGTGTCATCGCAGGAAACTGGAAAGGTCTGAGATGTTAACGTGGGTTTTATTCTAAAAAACAGACTAGGTGCGTTTACTGGTATTTTCAGAAACCAGAATTGACGTCCATCCAGTTTAACATGTTTATGTCATCAGATAAGTTAACTTTGGAATAACTATTCGAGGAGTAAGGGCATAACAGGGTAAAAGGGCACAAATTAAAATCCTCTTCCTGTGCAGATGGCTGgagtattttaatttcttttgcaaTCATGTGGTTGCAAAGAGTCTTGTGtagtgtgggtttttttttttttttggaggggggacATTGGGACTATAAACTACACTGATGATAGAACtctttaaatctgttttcagaTCTAATTTCTAACCCTGACCATTAGACAAAGCACGGAAATATCACTGGTTCAacatgaactggaaaaaaaaaaaaaagagctgtcaAATGATGTTCCCTCCTTTCTttggtgtgtgtggtttttttttttttttttttttctcctctcccctccccacaGGTTGTGTCTGGCATGAAGTACATCTTCAGGGTGAGGATGGTCTACACCGTGTGCAGGAAGGATGAGAATCAGAGTGTTAAGAGAGGGTGCGCCATCAACCCAGACCCACAGCTGGCAAAGGTAACATTCCCACAATCCCTCAACCCAGTGTTTTCGTTTGCAGTGGGTGCTGCACTCCTCTGTCAGCTGTAAGGTATGTGCTTCGCCTGTAACACACCCTGTCAACTGGGTTGTGTTGTTCCTGAGCTGCTTGTTACACAACCCAGAAGTGAAACTACCTGTGTACTAACTGCATTCTGATCATGTAAGCTGATGTGGCTCAGACTCTAAGCAGAACTTGAGCAGATGCTGTTTAAATAACGCATGAATTCCCAGTTCTGCTACATTTAATATCAAGAAATCGGTTACAATGACATGTGAGACTGATGGGCCTGAcatgagtggagacactgcagcaggagatagAAAATCCACTGACATCacttacaataaaaaaagtcacaataatatcatcatcatcatcatcatcatcat
It contains:
- the LOC108927044 gene encoding cystatin-like, which codes for MAVILKAGMVLLSLLAVHVALSLSQPPLPGAPQNADVHQKDVKKALNVAVREYNKQDQGSFLSKVSKVITAQKQVVSGMKYIFRVRMVYTVCRKDENQSVKRGCAINPDPQLAKPTICNFEVWSQPWLNKPPQVKISCGH